The Halichoerus grypus chromosome 14, mHalGry1.hap1.1, whole genome shotgun sequence genomic interval TCCCCTAAAATCAACATTTCCCCACCAGATGGAACAGTTGTTACAATGCTTCCAAGGGTATAACAAGTAGTTCTTAGAGCTGTGAACAAGTCTTCAATATTGCAATGGTCTGTGGCTCTCCAAAGCTCAACCTTGGAGCAGTCTAACAAAACCTTCTTCCTTAGGATTGGTCTTCTCTCATTGGGTTTTCTTGGGTATCACACAAGAAGCATGGACATGGAATTTGTGGAAGACACACAAAATCTGCAAGATAGTGTGACAGACCTAGGGCTACACATTGCTCTGATTGGAGGATTTCCCTCCATCCTCTCTTTGATCTCAAGGTCACACTGGGACAGGAGGTCTTTGCTTACTCGTGAGCTGCCATCGGCTGTCTTGTGGATGTTTTTTCTATCTGAGCCTTGATGTGATGTGGGCTTTTGGAATTAAATACAAAttgattacattttattatttaattctacAAAATGTATTCAATACATCAGTAATTATATATAGTGctaaacagaaaaatgaaaataccttgATAAGTAATTAGTAGCAGGtgaagttaaaaattattttctcagctGAGGTAACATTCAAATTCAGTACACTAAAAACAAATGTCgactaaataatttaatttttaaaatcctgttagGAACTTGGaatggttttaaatatttaaatacattgaaataattattatatctttgtAGAAATTGTCAATTTGCATATGGGCtttataaattacaaattatataagtaaatatattatagGTCACTCAATAAAGTTACACAGTTAAACACcaatagctttaaaattttactttaaacttAAAATTGTTAGTCATTCTTAACCCTGCACTGAGTTTAGAATAAAAAGACTAAACTTTACACTTTCTTTTGTATGTACAAAGCTCAGATGTAAGTACAGTACATAACTGTATACATATTGTATCCCTGGTATTAACTTTTCTGGGAGGTTCAATTAAAAAACATCAAAGGAGACTCTGGAGGCAAGGGCAATCATGAAAAATATGTACATAGAGTTGGGAAACAGTGCTCTAAACCAGTAGAAATtgcagaaaggaaagcaaaaacagaaGTGGAACATAAGGGAAACGTTCAGAAATTGAAAACTCCCATGTCCCCTACTTAAGCCACACACACAAGGGAAGATGTTCAGAGAACCTAGAGCCACGGTTCCCAGACTTGCCCACCGCAGCCAGGCCAGCAGCATCTGCAGGATCCCCAATGGCCCTGCCCTTTCCCTTCTTGGTGGCCCTGGTGGTGCTCAGTTGCAactccctctgctctctgggaTGTGACCTGCCTCAGAACCATGGCCTGTTCGCCTGGAGGGCCTTGATGCTCCTGGGACAAATGAGGAGAGTCTCCCTTATCTCTTGTAACAAGTACACAAGTGACTTTGCCTTCCCCCAGGAGGTGCTTGATGGCAAGCAGTTGCAGAAGGCTCAAGCCCTCTCTGTCGTCCATGTGATGAACCAGAAGATCTTCCACCTCTTCTGCACAGAGGCCTCATCTGCTGCTTGGAACGAGACCCTCCTAGAGGAGTTCTGCTCGGGAATTTATCAGCAGCTGACCGATCTAGAAGCCTGTCTCATGCAGGAGGCGGGGCTGGGAGAGCCTCCCCTCATGAAGGTGGACTCCATCCTGAGGAACTACTTCCAAAGAATCTCCCTCTATCTGCAAGAGAAGCAATACAGCCCTTGTGCCTGGGAGATTGTCAGAGCAGAAATCACGAGCTCCTTGTTTTCATCAATGATCTTGCAAGAAAGATTAAGCAGCAAGCAATGAGACCCGGTTCAAATGGAAATGATTTTCACTGACTAATAATATCACACTTTCCGGAGTTCTGCTGTGTCAAAAACTCTCATTTCTGCTGTCATCATGACATGAATGGAATCAACTGTCACATATTCTCAGGAGTAGTAAGCAACATCAAGACAACTCTATAAACACCTGTCGCTTTCAGATGACCATGCCCATCTACCTATTTAACTATTTATTTCACTATTTAtaagtattaaattatttttctctgtataatAGTAGGTGTATCTTCACTTTGTGGCAATACAAATATAcgttttacatttattaaattttttattgtttttgttcattaaatgtttctatagaaaaattcttgtatttgtttcttattgaaggaggaggggcacctgggtggcttagttggttaagtggctgccttctgctcaggtcatgatcccagcatcctcggatcagccctgcatcaggctcctggctcagtggggagtctgcttctccctccctctgctcctgtgctctcgcttgtgctctctctctctctccccctctcaaataaaatataaaatcttaaaaaaataaaaataaaaggaaagaggaaagaagtctGCTTACAACCTGATGAAAGAATGCATTGTACAGCTCACTTACTCATTATTTCGGGATTCACATTAGAGGGAAGACCATAGATTTCCTTGAAGCCAGTTTGTATGTTGTCATCAGGAAAAAGGTGGACATAACAAATCCAATCCCATGTCTGTATCTCTGAGTTTTGTAGAAAAACCAACCTCCAAGCAATAATCATAGGGGATTAATATCAGTTATATTAAAgggtagaaggagaagaaaagaatatggGAATtctgaaagtagaaaaagaagcaGACATGTCAGGGAATATGGGTGATGTGTTCTAACCTCTTCTAATCCATGTAAAGCATATataaagaagagcaaacaaaaattaaaaggcataaaAAGTGTACAGGAATATTCTGCAAATGAAAACTACCCTGTTCTATTTAAGAGTCATGAGTAGAAAGAACAGGAGAGGAACTGGGGACCACGGTGCCCCCCACCGGTCCCCCAGGCCACCAGAAGCCCTCAGTTATACAGTGCCCAGCCCCTCTGCGGGGCTCCGGCTGGTTCCCTGTGGCAGCCTCTCAGCTCTGGTGTGACCTGTCTCCATGCCCCAGGCGGCTTCACAGGAGGACTTGCTGCTTCTGA includes:
- the LOC118529708 gene encoding interferon alpha-1/2-like, whose protein sequence is MALPFPFLVALVVLSCNSLCSLGCDLPQNHGLFAWRALMLLGQMRRVSLISCNKYTSDFAFPQEVLDGKQLQKAQALSVVHVMNQKIFHLFCTEASSAAWNETLLEEFCSGIYQQLTDLEACLMQEAGLGEPPLMKVDSILRNYFQRISLYLQEKQYSPCAWEIVRAEITSSLFSSMILQERLSSKQ